GCAATCCTCAAGGTTTATTTTATGATACAAACAGCCATACTTTATGGTCAAACGAACATGGACCAAGAGGCGGTGACGAAATTAATCTGATTCGTCCCGGTGCTAACTATGGTTGGCCAATTGTGTCTTACGGCAAGGAGTATTGGGGACCTATTGATGTAGGAGAAAGCACAGAAAAAGAAGGTATAGACAATCCTGCTAAAGTGTTTATTCCGTCGATCGCGCCCAGTAGCTTGTTACGCTATCAAGGTATTTTGTTTTCCAACTGGAATGGTGATTTTCTATCGACGGCACTCGCATTAAGGCATTTGAACAAGGTAAAAATTGAGGCAAACGGCGAAGTAACAGAAACACGTTATCTTCAAAACTTAGATGAACGACTTCGCTCTATTGCTCAAGACTCAAAAGGGGCCCTCTATATTGGTACGGATTCTGGAAAGCTTTTAAGAGTCACGCTAACCACCACAACCAACACCCTTAAAAATTAAGTTAAGGGCATCCTTTGATGCCCTAACATCACTAAAATTTACCCTTCTAGAACAACGCAATTTCGCCCGCTGTTTTTGGCTTTATATAAACGTTGGTCAGCAATCGAATATAAATGCTTAAAATCGCCACCCTCTTCGTTACTGCTTGAAACACCAATGCTCGCCGTATAACAAATATCATGGCCATTAAAGCGAAACGGCGTATCGTGAATATACTGACAAAACGACACTGCCCATGTCTTGCTTTTCGACGCTGACATCAGCACACAAAACTCTTCGCCACCCAAACGAAACAATTGTTCACTGTCTCCCTCATGAGCTCTCAACCTTTCAGCAAAATCAACCAAGACAGCGTCGCCAATGTCGTGGCCATAGTTGTCATTCACTCTTTTAAAATGATCCAAATCGATCAATACAAACGCCAACCCATCGCCATCTTTTTTCGCCGCTTTAAACTGTTGTTCATATTTAGCGATCATATTTCGACGATTTGCGAGGCCCGTTAAAGGGTCTGTTGAAGCCACTACCGTTAAGGTTGCCATCATTTTTTTATGTATTTTCTCTGCGCCATGAGTAAGCCCCCAAAGAAAAAGATAGGCAAAGACTAAATTGATCACAACACTAACGAGTTGAATACCATGAGGGTCATAGAAGCGTAAATATAAAATTATCGCCACTAATGCGAGGCAAACACCGCTTAACCACACGGCAATACGTCGACCCAACATCAAGTAGGCGCTCATAGGAAAAATTAACACCCATACCTGCCTACCTGAAAATAAAGGTGAAAATGCAACCACAGCCAGGATGCCTAAAAATATAAAGGACACATAAAAGAAAACAACCCATTGGTAATAATGCCATCGCCTGGGAAGAAACCATAAACTGGCCGTTAAGATAAGAAGAAGGGTTTCACAAAAGGCTACGGTATAATGTTCTGCAAAGGTATTGAGAGAAATAAGAATAAGACAGGAAACCCCAATCACCAGTAAAAAAACCTTTAACAAGGTTTCACTGAAGAAATCATTATTAAACCAATGAGATACCGGAAGCTTCTTACTCATTCATCACCATTACCTCAATTATTCAGACCAACTGGTACCTTCAGGCTGGCCACTATTAGAAAAACCTTCATCGTCACCCCAAGAGTCATCGCCCCAGGAATCATCATTGCTATCCTCGCCCCAACTACCATCAATCGAGCCTTCATGTGATTGCTCTTTTCGCGGAGGGTTACCGTCATAGACATCATACGCTCGACTCTGCAAATACACGTCTCGGATAAAGCTGTACCTGTCTCCTACAATCAAAGATTCGGCGCTAAGCAAACGAGCACGAGTATCGACAACATCCAGAGCCATCAATCCCAATTTATCATCACGGCTCAAATTAAGAGCTTCTGTTTCGTCAATATACGTGTATTCGACCACCAAACCCGAACCATCACGTACAGTTGAAGGGCCAAAAAATGGCAATACAAGATAAGGACCAGACGACACCCCCCAGTAACCTAACGTTTGGCCGAAATCCTCTTTATAATGTTTTAGCCCCAGCTCGCTTGCGACATCAAAAATACCAAACCAGCCTGCGGTACTATTAATCAAAAAACGAAAAGTGGAAGAGGACGTCTCATCCCATTTTCCTTGTAATAGATTATTAGTGATATTTCCAATTTCGCCAAGGTTAGAGAAAAAATTGCTTACCCCTTTTTGCACGGGGTTTGGCGTGACCGCTTTATAACCTTTCGCAATTGGCTTTAAAACGGCGCCATCGATCGCATCATTAAAGGTAAACATAGAGCGGTTAAAGCCTTCCCATGGATCTTCTTTGGTTTCTACTGGCACATTTGCACAAGATTGCACAAGCAATAACATAGAGCCAAAAAGTAAAGCACCTATTACTTTAAACATTTTCACTATCCTTAATTTGAAAGACTTCACATACAGCATCTGGCTAAAAGACAAACGTTTATCTATAAATCAAATCAATTTTTTAACTTCTTGCCACTGCTTCGTAAGTCGTTTCTCTGAGATTGGCTCTAAGGTTCCTACCGATTGAGCAAACAATGAAATACGATACTCTTCTAACATCCAGCGATATTTTATTAATTCAGGATCATATAACACTTTATCATCGTGCGCTTTTTTCTGGCGAACATAGGTTTGCCACAAACTTTCTAATTCCGTCACATAGGCATTCTCTTTATTCAAATGGTTTTGAAACCGCTCTAACCTGACTTCAATCCCTTTAAAATATCGCGGCAACTGCCCTAGCCAAAATAACGGTGTATTGCCAATAAAACCAGGATACACCAGCTGACCTAACTGAATCTTAATATCACCATATACTCTTGTCCAAGGCAGAGGAATACTGCCTTTCATTTTTTTAGCCACGCCCTGATAAGAAGACAAGACCCGATACAGCTGTTCTGCCATCTCGTTGGCAACACTCACCAAACTAAGCTTATGTGTCGACACGCACTGTTCGAACTCTTCTTTTGTGCGCGGTAAGGAACGTCCATCTAAAAACACCTTGTCTAACACGGCATTCAACAGATCATCCAATAACGTTTCTTTCTGCCCCAGTGGAGAAAAGATCAACATGGACTCTCTTAAATGCGGTAGGTTCTTTTGTAAATAGCGCATTTCCTTACTTAAAGTCAATTTTAGTAGCGTAATAACGCCTTTTCGGTGTGTTTCTATCGCCGTGTTACGGTCATCAAACATTTTTAAAGCAACACTTTCCCCTTGGGCGACCAAGGCGGGAAATGCGGTGACTTTAATACCCGCTTGCTTAATTTCTTGGCGCTCTGGAATGCCTTGCTCTGGCCAAGTGGTTAATCCTTCTTGTTCATGTTGCTTCGTACCAAACTTGGCAAAGCTCTCTTGAACAAGGTCACTAAATTGCGTTTGAAGTTGTGCAAGATTTTTACCCACTCCTAGCACCTTGCCACGTTCATCAACAACTTCTAGGTTGAGAGTAAGATGAGAATCTAGTTTTTCTGCATTCCATTCATTCAGAGGAATATCAATCAGGGTTTCACGTTTAATCTGCAAGCTAAGTTGCTCAAGCAGGTCACCCTTTTCTTTCGACAAGTTGGGATAGACACGATCCACAAACTGAGGAATCGGTACAAAACGACGACGTAATACCTTGGGAAGCGCTCTTAATAGCGCTTCACAGCGCTCCTTAATAAAGCCCGGCACCGCCCA
The Marinomonas maritima DNA segment above includes these coding regions:
- a CDS encoding MlaA family lipoprotein, with protein sequence MFKVIGALLFGSMLLLVQSCANVPVETKEDPWEGFNRSMFTFNDAIDGAVLKPIAKGYKAVTPNPVQKGVSNFFSNLGEIGNITNNLLQGKWDETSSSTFRFLINSTAGWFGIFDVASELGLKHYKEDFGQTLGYWGVSSGPYLVLPFFGPSTVRDGSGLVVEYTYIDETEALNLSRDDKLGLMALDVVDTRARLLSAESLIVGDRYSFIRDVYLQSRAYDVYDGNPPRKEQSHEGSIDGSWGEDSNDDSWGDDSWGDDEGFSNSGQPEGTSWSE
- a CDS encoding diguanylate cyclase codes for the protein MSKKLPVSHWFNNDFFSETLLKVFLLVIGVSCLILISLNTFAEHYTVAFCETLLLILTASLWFLPRRWHYYQWVVFFYVSFIFLGILAVVAFSPLFSGRQVWVLIFPMSAYLMLGRRIAVWLSGVCLALVAIILYLRFYDPHGIQLVSVVINLVFAYLFLWGLTHGAEKIHKKMMATLTVVASTDPLTGLANRRNMIAKYEQQFKAAKKDGDGLAFVLIDLDHFKRVNDNYGHDIGDAVLVDFAERLRAHEGDSEQLFRLGGEEFCVLMSASKSKTWAVSFCQYIHDTPFRFNGHDICYTASIGVSSSNEEGGDFKHLYSIADQRLYKAKNSGRNCVVLEG